A single genomic interval of Comamonas sp. 26 harbors:
- a CDS encoding MFS transporter — protein MNSTPTGEQAATADQHSDPQAHPNQFALLGQRRFAPFFWTQFAGAGNDNLFKFAFTVMVTYQLSVSWLPPAMAGLVIGALFTLPYLLFSATSGQLTDKWDKTRMFRLVKNLEIGIMLIAAWGFVEANVPVLLLCVFLMGLHSTLFGPVKFAYLPQVLNDRELTGGNGMVEMGTFVAILLGQVAGGLLIAVPEVGHMQVAIACVALAVVGRICAQFIPHAPATDPGLVINWNPITETWRNLKLAHGNVVVFRSLLGISWMWFFGAVFLSQFPSFAKEVLHGDEHVASLLLVIFSVGIGIGSLLCEVFSRRQVEIGLVPLGAIGMSVFAIDLYFATRALPPSELMGVGAFFAQHKNWRVMADLGMLALSAGIYSVPMYALIQMRSLPTHRARIIAANNILNALFMIASAVLAGGLLAAGCTIPQVFLMTGIANAIVALYVFLLVPEYLLRFVAWVITHFVYRFKVRGEQNIPREGAALLVCNHVSFVDAILLMAASPRPIHFVMDHRIFQAPVLGWLFKLAKAIPIAPHKEDPATYEAAFARAAEVLREGDLLAIFPEGGITSNGELQPFKGGIMKILEHAKAEGLDVPIVPMALTNLWGSYFSRIELRGGKNVAMVKPMRRGLFNRVGLEVGEPVPAAGVTPGLLQQRVADLLQRG, from the coding sequence ATGAATTCCACGCCGACCGGTGAGCAGGCCGCCACCGCAGATCAACACTCAGACCCGCAGGCACACCCCAATCAGTTTGCCTTGCTGGGTCAGCGCCGCTTTGCGCCGTTTTTCTGGACGCAGTTTGCCGGGGCGGGCAATGACAATCTGTTCAAGTTCGCCTTCACGGTGATGGTGACCTACCAGCTCAGCGTCTCCTGGCTGCCGCCCGCCATGGCGGGGCTGGTGATTGGTGCGCTGTTCACGCTGCCGTACTTGCTGTTCTCTGCCACCTCGGGGCAACTGACCGACAAGTGGGACAAGACGCGCATGTTCCGCCTGGTCAAAAACCTTGAGATCGGCATCATGCTGATAGCAGCCTGGGGCTTTGTCGAAGCGAATGTGCCAGTACTGCTGCTGTGCGTGTTTCTGATGGGCCTGCACTCCACGTTGTTTGGCCCCGTCAAATTTGCCTATCTGCCGCAGGTGCTGAACGACCGCGAGCTGACTGGCGGCAATGGCATGGTGGAGATGGGCACTTTCGTCGCCATCTTGCTGGGGCAAGTCGCTGGTGGCTTGCTGATTGCCGTGCCTGAAGTGGGGCATATGCAGGTAGCCATAGCCTGCGTGGCCCTGGCCGTGGTGGGCCGCATCTGCGCGCAGTTCATCCCCCATGCGCCAGCCACCGATCCTGGTCTGGTCATCAACTGGAACCCCATTACCGAGACATGGCGCAACCTCAAGCTGGCGCATGGCAATGTGGTGGTGTTTCGATCGCTGCTGGGCATCAGCTGGATGTGGTTCTTTGGCGCGGTGTTTCTCTCGCAGTTCCCCAGCTTTGCCAAGGAAGTGCTGCATGGCGACGAGCATGTGGCATCGCTGCTGCTGGTGATTTTTTCGGTAGGCATCGGCATTGGTTCGCTGCTGTGCGAGGTATTCAGCCGCCGTCAGGTCGAGATTGGTCTGGTGCCATTGGGTGCGATTGGCATGAGCGTGTTTGCCATTGATTTGTACTTTGCCACCCGCGCGCTGCCGCCCTCAGAGCTGATGGGGGTGGGTGCCTTTTTTGCCCAGCATAAAAACTGGCGCGTGATGGCGGACCTGGGCATGCTGGCACTGTCTGCCGGCATTTACAGCGTGCCCATGTATGCACTGATTCAGATGCGCAGCCTGCCCACGCACCGTGCACGCATCATTGCGGCCAATAACATCCTGAACGCGCTGTTCATGATTGCCTCTGCCGTGCTGGCAGGTGGGTTGCTGGCAGCGGGCTGCACCATTCCGCAGGTGTTCCTGATGACTGGCATTGCCAATGCCATCGTGGCGCTTTATGTGTTCTTGCTGGTACCTGAATATCTGCTGCGCTTTGTGGCCTGGGTCATCACGCACTTTGTCTATCGCTTCAAGGTGCGTGGCGAGCAGAATATTCCACGTGAAGGCGCGGCCCTGCTGGTCTGCAACCATGTGAGCTTTGTCGATGCCATCTTGCTCATGGCGGCCAGCCCGCGCCCCATTCACTTTGTGATGGATCACCGAATCTTTCAGGCACCCGTGCTGGGCTGGTTGTTCAAGCTGGCTAAGGCCATTCCTATTGCGCCGCACAAGGAAGACCCGGCCACCTATGAAGCCGCGTTTGCCCGCGCTGCCGAGGTGCTGCGCGAGGGTGATTTGCTGGCCATCTTCCCAGAGGGCGGTATCACCTCCAATGGCGAGCTGCAGCCCTTCAAGGGCGGCATCATGAAGATTCTGGAACACGCCAAGGCTGAAGGTCTGGATGTGCCCATCGTCCCCATGGCACTGACCAACCTCTGGGGTTCGTACTTCAGCCGTATTGAGCTGCGCGGCGGCAAAAACGTGGCCATGGTCAAACCCATGCGCCGTGGCCTGTTCAACCGCGTGGGGCTGGAGGTGGGCGAGCCGGTGCCTGCCGCCGGTGTCACCCCCGGTTTGCTGCAGCAGCGCGTGGCCGATTTGCTGCAGCGCGGCTGA
- a CDS encoding tripartite tricarboxylate transporter substrate binding protein, with the protein MRLLPRSFTASRVLATAAACALIPLASQAADHGAANYPHQPITMIMGFNAGSGVDVIGRVAQEPLGKLLGQPIIIDYKTGAAGNIGSEYVARAKPDGYTIYFGTAATHGSNASLYKKLPFDVEADFVPVAPLVDVANVLTINPNVINVKNLKEFVDEIKANPGKYNYASTGNGAGTHMAFAEFNSRLGLNMVHVPYKGGPEAITSVLRGETCCIMNQVQTVLSHYKAGKVRLLGVTTAKPVEAVKEVPTIAASGLPGTKGFNSSIWFGIFAPKGTDPVIIKKLNHAINDVLSQPEVRERFVSQGNTIREETPEQFKKTVHDDRIKWAKVVKDAKITID; encoded by the coding sequence ATGCGCTTGCTGCCTCGCTCTTTTACTGCTTCTCGCGTTCTGGCAACCGCTGCCGCCTGCGCCCTGATTCCTCTGGCCAGCCAAGCGGCAGACCACGGCGCAGCAAACTATCCGCACCAGCCCATCACCATGATCATGGGCTTTAACGCCGGCTCGGGTGTGGACGTGATTGGCCGCGTGGCGCAAGAGCCGCTGGGCAAGCTGCTGGGCCAGCCCATCATCATTGACTACAAGACCGGCGCTGCCGGCAATATCGGCAGCGAGTACGTGGCCCGCGCCAAGCCAGATGGCTACACCATCTACTTCGGCACCGCCGCCACTCACGGCAGCAATGCATCGCTGTACAAAAAGCTGCCCTTTGATGTGGAAGCCGACTTTGTGCCCGTCGCCCCGCTGGTGGACGTGGCCAACGTGCTGACCATCAACCCCAATGTCATCAACGTCAAGAACCTCAAAGAGTTTGTTGACGAGATCAAGGCCAACCCCGGCAAGTACAACTACGCCTCTACCGGCAACGGCGCAGGCACGCATATGGCGTTTGCCGAGTTCAACTCCCGCCTGGGCCTGAACATGGTGCATGTGCCCTACAAGGGCGGCCCCGAAGCCATTACCTCCGTGCTGCGCGGCGAGACCTGCTGCATCATGAATCAGGTGCAGACCGTGCTGAGCCACTACAAGGCTGGCAAGGTCCGTCTGTTGGGCGTGACCACGGCCAAGCCCGTGGAAGCCGTCAAGGAAGTGCCCACCATTGCCGCCAGCGGTCTGCCCGGCACCAAGGGCTTTAACAGCTCCATCTGGTTCGGCATCTTCGCGCCCAAGGGCACAGACCCGGTCATCATCAAAAAGCTCAACCATGCCATCAACGATGTGCTGAGCCAGCCCGAAGTGCGCGAGCGCTTTGTCTCTCAGGGCAACACCATCCGCGAGGAAACGCCCGAACAGTTCAAGAAGACCGTGCACGACGACCGCATCAAGTGGGCCAAGGTCGTCAAGGACGCCAAAATAACGATTGATTAA
- a CDS encoding DUF3047 domain-containing protein codes for MRMDSRQCAVRSFWLKPSYLAALCSAALALPGIGHAQGDTIAAFSQTPIGPLGAPWHFATLPNKSPTEYSVVEKDGEHVLRISTHDAYGNMVHTLHQTPTPNLQLQWRWRVDQLIDKADIKTRSGDDAALKLCVSFDFDKSQLSFGERSKLRLGKISTGEDIPAETLCYIWDNKQPVGTVLHNAFTHRMRFIVLQSGSAHKGQWMTEQRHLEADYQQAFGDESQAMPMVIGITVSADSDNTHSEGLAYMGDIRLRP; via the coding sequence ATGCGAATGGACTCCAGACAATGCGCAGTGCGCAGTTTTTGGCTCAAGCCAAGCTATCTGGCCGCACTTTGCTCGGCTGCGCTTGCACTGCCGGGCATCGGCCATGCTCAGGGCGATACCATCGCCGCTTTCTCGCAGACGCCCATCGGCCCTTTGGGTGCCCCCTGGCACTTTGCCACACTCCCCAACAAGAGCCCCACGGAATACAGCGTGGTGGAAAAGGATGGAGAGCATGTGCTGCGCATCAGCACCCATGATGCCTACGGCAATATGGTGCACACTTTGCACCAGACACCGACACCCAACCTGCAGTTGCAGTGGCGCTGGCGCGTGGATCAACTCATCGACAAGGCCGATATCAAAACCCGATCGGGTGACGACGCCGCGCTCAAGCTGTGCGTGTCATTCGACTTCGACAAATCCCAGCTGAGCTTTGGCGAACGCTCCAAGCTGAGGCTGGGCAAGATCAGTACCGGCGAGGACATCCCGGCCGAAACGCTCTGCTATATCTGGGACAACAAGCAGCCTGTGGGCACGGTGTTGCATAACGCCTTTACCCACCGCATGCGCTTTATCGTGCTGCAAAGTGGCAGCGCCCATAAGGGCCAATGGATGACGGAACAGCGCCACCTTGAGGCTGATTACCAGCAGGCCTTTGGCGATGAATCACAGGCCATGCCCATGGTGATTGGCATCACCGTCTCGGCCGACTCGGACAACACCCATAGCGAGGGACTCGCGTACATGGGTGATATCCGTCTGCGTCCCTGA
- a CDS encoding MarR family winged helix-turn-helix transcriptional regulator, translating to MPSMAQKNLDTPTPTPEALGREAGLSHDDHQAVRLWLRLLTCSTQIEQLIRTQLRNEFGTTLPRFDYLAQLSRFPKGLRMKTLSEYLMVTGGNVTGLTDQLVAEGWVERVADEEDRRSMTVRLTRTGKKQFKTMAAAHEQWLEQLLAPLGGKNTHALYEQLGRLRQVLSVPENS from the coding sequence ATGCCATCCATGGCCCAGAAAAACTTGGATACACCCACCCCCACGCCAGAAGCCTTGGGGCGCGAAGCCGGTCTGTCACATGACGACCATCAGGCCGTTCGCCTGTGGCTGCGCCTGCTGACTTGCAGCACACAGATCGAACAACTCATTCGCACGCAGCTGCGCAATGAGTTCGGCACCACCTTGCCGCGCTTTGACTATTTGGCGCAGCTCAGCCGCTTCCCCAAAGGACTGCGCATGAAAACGCTGTCTGAATACCTGATGGTGACTGGCGGCAATGTGACGGGACTGACCGATCAGCTGGTCGCCGAAGGCTGGGTGGAACGCGTGGCCGATGAAGAAGATCGCCGCTCCATGACGGTGCGGCTGACGCGGACAGGGAAAAAGCAGTTCAAAACCATGGCCGCCGCCCATGAGCAATGGCTTGAGCAGTTGCTGGCCCCGCTGGGTGGCAAAAACACCCATGCGCTGTACGAGCAGCTGGGGCGCTTAAGGCAGGTACTGAGCGTCCCGGAAAACAGCTGA
- a CDS encoding serine endopeptidase: MSKSLRLPEKWFRRGLWLVALAFAFFLIGLGGLVVGNLPQPNHSLEVESFIAQADAQRVQAEIDKAQKLSSEASKAQDKAQLKYDAERSRYQSARETFDNWIATRRATERPEQDAELIARTKALDELKQSESKARQVLEQESMKSLEASQALSAAESEMSGLREQAYPQYQAAARASELRVFLFRLAITLPLLVLAGWLFAKKRKSTWWPFVWGFIFFALFAFFVELVPYLPDYGGYVRYIVGILVTVLLGRYAIVALNRYLEKQKLQEALPEVQRREELSYDVALERLAKSVCPGCERPVDLKNTEIDFCPHCGIGLFDHCGNCHTRKSAFARFCHSCGSSASKMFTDLTAQPVVETQVSTDSKPGGAASRAG; the protein is encoded by the coding sequence ATGAGTAAATCTCTGCGTTTGCCCGAAAAATGGTTTCGACGCGGCCTGTGGCTGGTAGCGCTGGCTTTTGCCTTTTTTCTGATTGGCCTTGGCGGACTGGTGGTCGGCAATTTGCCGCAACCCAATCACTCGCTGGAAGTTGAATCCTTTATTGCGCAGGCCGATGCGCAGCGGGTGCAAGCTGAAATCGACAAGGCGCAAAAGCTGTCCAGCGAGGCGTCCAAAGCGCAGGATAAGGCTCAGCTCAAATACGACGCAGAGCGCTCACGCTATCAATCGGCGCGCGAGACATTTGACAACTGGATCGCCACTCGCCGAGCTACTGAGCGCCCTGAGCAAGATGCCGAACTGATTGCACGCACCAAGGCACTGGATGAGCTCAAGCAAAGCGAGAGCAAGGCCCGCCAGGTGCTTGAGCAGGAATCGATGAAAAGTCTGGAGGCCTCGCAGGCGCTCTCGGCTGCCGAGTCTGAAATGAGCGGCCTGCGCGAGCAGGCCTATCCGCAATATCAGGCCGCTGCCCGCGCTAGCGAGCTGCGCGTTTTCCTCTTCCGTCTGGCCATTACCTTGCCCTTGCTGGTGCTGGCGGGCTGGCTGTTTGCCAAAAAGCGCAAGAGCACCTGGTGGCCGTTTGTCTGGGGCTTTATCTTTTTTGCGCTGTTTGCCTTCTTTGTCGAGCTGGTGCCTTATCTGCCCGACTACGGCGGCTATGTGCGCTACATCGTGGGGATTCTGGTCACGGTGCTGCTGGGGCGCTATGCCATCGTGGCGCTGAATCGCTACCTTGAAAAGCAAAAGCTGCAGGAAGCCTTGCCCGAAGTGCAGCGCCGCGAGGAGCTGAGCTACGACGTGGCGCTGGAGCGACTGGCCAAGAGCGTGTGTCCGGGCTGTGAGCGCCCTGTGGACCTCAAGAACACCGAAATCGACTTCTGCCCCCATTGCGGCATTGGCTTGTTTGATCACTGTGGCAACTGCCATACCCGCAAGAGCGCATTTGCCCGCTTTTGCCATAGCTGTGGCAGCTCTGCTAGCAAGATGTTTACGGATTTGACTGCGCAGCCTGTCGTTGAAACTCAGGTGAGCACTGATAGCAAACCTGGCGGTGCCGCTTCAAGGGCTGGCTGA
- a CDS encoding universal stress protein: MLKIMIAVDGSDVSIEAVRQGIKLLKNGLDAHFVIAHVQKEATLLELATTDSDLIANASIDAGMDLVAPAQELLRAAGASYEVEISLGEEANTLIDIATSTECEMILIGATGKGGLGSILIGSVSREVARHSGLPVMIVKMPEEQDSLEDAGEDEVLI, translated from the coding sequence ATGCTCAAAATTATGATTGCGGTTGATGGGTCGGATGTTTCGATTGAGGCGGTACGCCAGGGCATCAAGCTTTTGAAGAATGGTCTGGATGCTCACTTTGTCATAGCTCACGTGCAAAAAGAGGCAACGCTGCTGGAGCTGGCGACGACGGACTCTGACCTGATTGCCAATGCAAGCATCGATGCAGGCATGGACTTGGTAGCACCCGCTCAGGAGTTGCTCAGAGCGGCTGGAGCCTCTTATGAAGTCGAGATCAGCCTGGGTGAAGAGGCCAACACCCTGATCGACATTGCCACGAGTACCGAGTGCGAGATGATTCTTATCGGCGCCACGGGCAAGGGAGGGCTGGGCAGCATTCTGATTGGCTCGGTCTCACGCGAGGTCGCGCGCCATAGCGGCTTGCCGGTGATGATCGTCAAAATGCCGGAAGAGCAGGATTCCTTGGAAGACGCCGGGGAAGATGAAGTCCTGATTTGA
- the tgt gene encoding tRNA guanosine(34) transglycosylase Tgt has translation MLQFDLLKTDPSSHARRGTLTLNHGKVQTPIFMPVGTYGTVKGVMPRSLEEMGAQIILGNTFHLWMRPGLDIMKSFGGLHGFEKWDKPILTDSGGFQVWSLGSMRKITEEGVHFQSPVNGDKLFMSPEVSMQIQTILNSDIVMQLDECTPYETNGKKTTEAEARKSMEMSRRWAKRSKEEFQRLENPNALFGIVQGGMFLNLREESLQGLLELDFPGYAVGGVSVGEPKDEMLEIMAHTPHLLPANKPRYLMGVGTPEDLVQGVADGVDMFDCVMPTRNARNGTIFTRYGDLKMRNARHKTDHQPIDTTCTCHACAGTSGVSWNDGGREGFSRAYLHHLDRCGEMLGPMLTTIHNLHYYLNLMQEVRNALDAGTFAQFRAQFKADRARGV, from the coding sequence ATGTTGCAGTTTGACCTCCTCAAGACCGACCCGAGCAGCCATGCGCGCCGCGGCACCCTCACCCTCAACCACGGCAAGGTGCAGACCCCCATCTTCATGCCCGTGGGCACCTATGGCACCGTCAAGGGCGTGATGCCGCGCAGCCTGGAAGAAATGGGCGCTCAGATCATTCTGGGCAACACCTTCCACCTGTGGATGCGCCCCGGCCTCGACATCATGAAGAGCTTTGGCGGCCTGCACGGCTTTGAGAAGTGGGACAAGCCCATCCTCACCGACTCGGGCGGCTTTCAGGTCTGGTCGCTGGGCTCCATGCGCAAGATCACCGAAGAAGGTGTGCACTTTCAGAGCCCCGTCAACGGCGACAAGCTGTTCATGTCGCCCGAAGTCAGCATGCAGATTCAGACGATTCTGAATTCGGACATCGTCATGCAGCTGGACGAATGCACGCCCTACGAAACCAACGGCAAAAAGACCACCGAAGCCGAAGCGCGCAAGTCCATGGAGATGAGCCGCCGCTGGGCCAAGCGCTCCAAAGAAGAGTTTCAGCGCCTTGAGAACCCCAACGCACTGTTCGGTATCGTGCAAGGCGGCATGTTCCTCAACCTGCGTGAAGAATCGCTGCAAGGCTTGCTGGAACTCGACTTTCCCGGCTATGCCGTCGGTGGCGTCTCCGTGGGTGAGCCCAAGGACGAGATGCTGGAGATCATGGCCCACACGCCACACCTGCTGCCCGCCAACAAGCCCCGCTACCTGATGGGCGTAGGTACGCCAGAAGATCTGGTGCAGGGCGTGGCCGATGGCGTGGACATGTTTGACTGCGTGATGCCGACCCGCAACGCGCGCAACGGCACCATCTTCACCCGCTACGGCGATCTGAAGATGCGCAACGCCCGCCACAAGACCGATCATCAGCCCATCGACACCACCTGCACCTGCCACGCCTGCGCGGGCACCAGCGGCGTGAGCTGGAACGATGGCGGCCGCGAAGGCTTCAGCCGCGCCTACCTGCACCACCTGGACCGCTGCGGCGAAATGCTCGGCCCCATGCTGACCACTATCCACAACCTGCATTACTACCTGAACCTGATGCAGGAAGTGCGCAACGCACTGGACGCAGGCACGTTTGCCCAGTTCCGCGCCCAATTCAAGGCAGACCGCGCTCGCGGGGTCTAA
- a CDS encoding sensor domain-containing diguanylate cyclase has translation MTDASSSPPQTMTQPEAPKTSAWTAAFSLGGMVFVAAWLGIWGRPMGFLSAIWPANALLLGLLLQKPDWVRAGSAVAVAIGYISADLITGSRLDVAVLLSLANMAGVGAAWMLMHKQAFATLFMQRQSSALLLFMGTGLSALTSAAIGGPVLAAFFNTPPLQAFSMWFGGEWLNYMIFLPMILSWPTRKLNSPDSDRRHPLLRAMPFLAVIALELTSYWLGGPGALAFSLPALLWCALSYRIFTVTVITAALCLSKIVAISLGSFDFTPAHFLETVSFRMGLSMLVLGPLAVAGSHMARTELMRQLRHAANHDSLTDMLARGAFLKQGQRILERCKHDHQSVAVLMLDLDHFKQINDSYGHAGGDQLLRSFSHTLTQVLRAQDIVGRMGGEEFAVVLPHVDSKAALEIAERINQATRELRLPSGDQAITATVSIGLVHIAKPGEHQDLDMLLQHADQALYDAKAAGRDRVEARLL, from the coding sequence ATGACTGACGCCTCTTCATCTCCGCCGCAGACCATGACGCAGCCAGAAGCCCCAAAAACAAGCGCTTGGACTGCTGCCTTCTCTCTGGGTGGCATGGTTTTTGTGGCGGCCTGGCTGGGCATCTGGGGCCGGCCCATGGGTTTTCTCTCCGCCATCTGGCCGGCCAACGCCTTGCTGCTGGGACTGTTGCTGCAAAAGCCCGACTGGGTGCGTGCTGGCTCTGCTGTGGCCGTCGCCATCGGTTACATATCCGCCGACCTGATCACAGGCAGCCGCCTTGACGTTGCAGTGCTGCTCAGCCTCGCCAATATGGCAGGTGTCGGTGCTGCATGGATGTTGATGCACAAGCAGGCCTTTGCCACCTTGTTCATGCAGCGCCAGTCCTCGGCTCTGCTGCTGTTCATGGGCACGGGGCTGAGCGCGCTGACCTCTGCTGCCATTGGCGGGCCGGTACTGGCGGCCTTCTTCAACACTCCGCCCCTGCAGGCGTTTTCGATGTGGTTTGGCGGAGAGTGGCTGAACTACATGATTTTTCTGCCCATGATTCTGAGCTGGCCCACCCGCAAGCTGAACAGTCCTGACTCAGACAGACGACATCCGCTGCTGCGCGCCATGCCGTTTCTAGCGGTCATTGCGCTGGAACTCACCAGCTACTGGCTGGGCGGCCCTGGCGCTCTGGCTTTTTCTCTGCCCGCACTGCTGTGGTGCGCGCTGAGCTACCGAATCTTCACCGTGACGGTGATTACCGCCGCGCTATGCCTGAGCAAGATCGTGGCCATCTCGCTGGGCTCGTTTGACTTTACGCCTGCGCACTTTCTGGAGACTGTGTCGTTCCGCATGGGGCTGAGCATGCTGGTGCTGGGCCCGCTGGCCGTAGCCGGTTCACACATGGCGCGCACTGAGCTGATGCGCCAGCTACGCCATGCTGCCAATCACGACTCTCTGACGGACATGCTGGCACGTGGTGCCTTCTTGAAGCAAGGCCAGCGTATTCTGGAGCGCTGCAAACATGACCACCAGTCCGTCGCCGTCCTCATGCTGGACCTTGATCACTTCAAGCAGATCAACGACAGCTACGGCCACGCCGGTGGTGACCAGTTGCTGCGCAGCTTCAGCCACACGCTGACTCAGGTGCTGCGCGCGCAGGACATTGTGGGCCGCATGGGCGGAGAGGAATTTGCCGTGGTTCTGCCCCATGTGGACAGCAAGGCAGCGCTGGAAATTGCCGAGCGCATCAATCAAGCCACCAGAGAGCTGCGCTTGCCCTCTGGCGACCAGGCCATCACCGCCACCGTCAGCATTGGGCTGGTGCATATCGCCAAGCCGGGAGAGCACCAGGATCTGGACATGCTGCTGCAGCACGCCGATCAGGCTCTGTATGACGCCAAGGCCGCAGGCCGTGATCGTGTCGAGGCGCGACTCTTGTAA
- a CDS encoding YXWGXW repeat-containing protein codes for MLSIHTTVQTILGAGAMALLGLVGTAQAQSPHWAPASQGSYVNVQFNAPPAPRYEAVPAPRRGYVWAPGYWEPRGHRHVWRAGHWVQSRPGYVYRQPTWKHHGNRWDYQGSRWDRDGDGVPNRHDRNPNNPHRR; via the coding sequence ATGCTGTCAATTCACACCACTGTTCAAACCATCCTAGGCGCCGGCGCAATGGCCCTGCTGGGTCTGGTCGGCACGGCACAGGCCCAGAGCCCTCACTGGGCTCCTGCCAGCCAGGGCTCTTATGTCAACGTGCAATTCAATGCACCGCCCGCTCCCCGCTATGAAGCCGTTCCCGCACCCCGCCGCGGTTATGTCTGGGCACCCGGTTACTGGGAGCCACGCGGCCACCGCCATGTCTGGCGTGCAGGCCACTGGGTGCAATCACGCCCCGGCTATGTGTACCGCCAGCCGACCTGGAAGCATCACGGCAACCGCTGGGATTACCAGGGCAGCCGCTGGGACCGTGATGGCGACGGCGTGCCCAACCGCCATGACCGCAACCCCAACAACCCTCATCGCCGCTAA
- a CDS encoding DUF2145 domain-containing protein — protein MTEENTSIVQAMAPMQSTSSHTSIPLVLALGVALIAWAGSAEAGRSCESRPLTPEVMAKGLNLAARTYKALDAEFQKNGTQVVLLARQGQDLSKYDLKYSHYGWAYKTPAGPWRVAHKLNECGTAGGHVYRQGLGEFFLDDMWRYEAVIQVPVPEVQQALLNFLTAPSVLRLQTEPYSMVSYAWGMKYQQSNQWATETLAAAMDPSAIQNRAQAQGWLQAKGYEPSSLIIRAISRLGGRMTAANIAFDDHPNDKRYASRIETVTVDSVTQWLQRTHMAAAVRVVQ, from the coding sequence ATGACAGAAGAAAACACCAGCATCGTGCAGGCCATGGCCCCCATGCAGAGCACCAGCTCGCATACCTCTATCCCGCTGGTACTGGCGTTGGGAGTGGCGCTCATCGCATGGGCAGGCTCGGCAGAGGCTGGACGCAGCTGTGAAAGTCGTCCGCTGACGCCCGAGGTCATGGCCAAAGGCCTCAATCTGGCGGCGCGCACATACAAGGCGCTGGATGCCGAGTTTCAGAAAAACGGCACGCAGGTGGTGCTGCTGGCCAGGCAGGGGCAGGACTTGAGCAAATACGACCTCAAGTACTCGCACTATGGCTGGGCCTACAAAACGCCCGCAGGTCCATGGCGTGTGGCGCATAAGCTCAACGAATGCGGTACGGCGGGCGGGCATGTTTACCGGCAGGGGCTGGGTGAGTTCTTCCTTGACGATATGTGGCGTTATGAAGCCGTCATTCAGGTGCCTGTGCCTGAGGTGCAGCAGGCTTTGCTCAATTTTTTGACGGCGCCCTCAGTGCTGCGCTTGCAAACTGAGCCTTACAGCATGGTCAGCTATGCCTGGGGTATGAAGTACCAGCAGTCCAACCAGTGGGCGACAGAGACATTGGCCGCGGCTATGGATCCCAGTGCCATTCAAAACCGTGCGCAGGCGCAGGGATGGCTGCAAGCCAAGGGCTATGAGCCCAGCTCGCTCATCATCCGCGCTATTTCGCGACTGGGTGGCCGCATGACGGCCGCCAATATCGCGTTCGATGATCACCCGAATGACAAGCGCTATGCCAGCCGGATCGAGACGGTCACGGTGGATTCCGTCACCCAGTGGCTGCAGCGCACGCATATGGCTGCTGCAGTTCGTGTGGTGCAATAA
- a CDS encoding helix-turn-helix transcriptional regulator, whose amino-acid sequence MSTTADLVTAIKKELKAAQMTYADLAKAIDMAESSVKRMLAKGDMPLSRIDEICRALHLDFADLARSVADSRPLLQQITREQEIAVVADRKLLLTAICVLSQWTLEQIIATYRISEPEGIGYLAQLDRIGIIELRPGNRYKLRLAKTFRWQTNGPVMDFFRENAVLDYFGGQFAGEDETMLLVHGSITPGNAPAFVERIQRIGQDFSQQHLQDQRLGPNKLDGYTLVLGMRKWELPAFATLRR is encoded by the coding sequence ATGAGCACGACTGCTGACCTCGTTACCGCCATCAAAAAGGAACTCAAGGCCGCCCAGATGACCTATGCCGATCTGGCCAAGGCCATCGACATGGCCGAGTCCAGCGTCAAGCGCATGCTGGCCAAGGGCGATATGCCGCTCTCTCGCATCGATGAAATCTGCCGCGCCCTGCATCTGGACTTTGCCGATCTGGCGCGCAGCGTGGCCGACAGCCGTCCGCTGCTGCAGCAAATCACGCGTGAGCAGGAGATTGCCGTAGTGGCCGATCGCAAGCTGCTGCTAACCGCCATCTGCGTGCTCAGCCAGTGGACGCTGGAGCAGATCATCGCCACCTACCGCATCAGCGAGCCCGAAGGCATTGGCTACCTGGCGCAGTTGGACCGCATCGGCATCATCGAGCTGCGCCCCGGCAACCGCTACAAGCTGCGCCTGGCCAAGACCTTCCGCTGGCAGACCAATGGCCCCGTGATGGACTTCTTCCGCGAAAACGCCGTGCTCGACTACTTTGGCGGCCAGTTTGCGGGCGAGGACGAAACCATGCTGCTGGTACACGGCTCCATCACCCCCGGCAACGCCCCCGCATTTGTGGAGCGCATACAGCGCATCGGTCAGGACTTCTCTCAGCAGCACCTGCAAGACCAGCGCCTTGGGCCCAACAAGCTGGATGGCTACACGCTGGTGCTGGGCATGCGCAAATGGGAGCTGCCCGCCTTTGCCACGCTGCGCCGCTAA